One part of the Haemophilus parainfluenzae genome encodes these proteins:
- the moaA gene encoding GTP 3',8-cyclase MoaA: MQSIPIKNVGESRLVDPFQRQYYYLRLSITDQCNFRCTYCLPDGYQPEANKPSFLTLKEITHLAQAFAEMGTEKIRLTGGEPTLRKDFISIAESIANIDGIRQLAVTTNGYRMAKDVADWKKAGITSINVSVDSLDPKMFHQITGINKFDDVMRGIDRAFEVGYNKVKVNSVLMKNLNDKEFEQFLVWVKDRPIQMRFIELMQTGEMDSFFDKHHLSGQVLADKLLKNGWTLQHKSHTDGPAKVFTHPDYAGEIGLIMPYEKNFCASCNRLRVSAKGKLHLCLFGEEGIELRDLLQSHEQQDILQARIFAALQGKREHHYLHVGDSGVRNHLASIGG, translated from the coding sequence ATGCAATCCATTCCTATTAAAAACGTAGGAGAGTCTCGCTTAGTCGATCCTTTCCAACGCCAATATTACTATCTACGACTGTCGATTACCGATCAGTGTAACTTTCGTTGTACCTATTGTTTACCTGATGGTTATCAACCCGAAGCTAACAAACCAAGTTTCTTAACCTTAAAAGAAATCACCCATCTTGCTCAAGCGTTTGCTGAAATGGGCACAGAGAAAATCCGTTTAACGGGTGGCGAACCGACTTTACGTAAAGATTTTATTTCTATTGCTGAAAGCATCGCTAACATTGATGGCATTCGTCAATTAGCCGTCACGACAAATGGCTATCGCATGGCAAAAGATGTGGCTGATTGGAAGAAAGCAGGAATTACGTCTATTAACGTCAGTGTTGATAGCTTAGATCCAAAAATGTTCCATCAAATTACAGGTATCAATAAATTTGATGACGTGATGCGTGGTATCGATCGTGCATTTGAAGTGGGTTACAACAAAGTTAAAGTCAATTCAGTTTTGATGAAAAATTTGAATGACAAAGAGTTTGAGCAATTCCTTGTTTGGGTGAAAGATCGCCCAATTCAAATGCGCTTTATCGAACTGATGCAAACCGGTGAAATGGACAGTTTCTTTGATAAACACCATCTTTCTGGACAAGTCTTAGCTGATAAATTGCTGAAAAATGGTTGGACATTACAGCATAAATCCCATACAGATGGCCCAGCTAAAGTCTTCACACATCCTGATTATGCAGGCGAAATTGGCTTAATTATGCCTTATGAGAAGAATTTCTGCGCAAGCTGTAATCGTCTCAGGGTATCAGCGAAGGGCAAACTTCATCTCTGTTTATTCGGCGAAGAAGGCATTGAATTACGTGACTTATTGCAATCTCATGAACAGCAAGATATTTTGCAAGCACGTATTTTTGCCGCACTGCAAGGCAAACGTGAACATCATTACTTGCATGTCGGCGATAGTGGCGTAAGAAATCATTTAGCCTCTATCGGTGGCTAA
- the moaC gene encoding cyclic pyranopterin monophosphate synthase MoaC, whose translation MTTFTHINSQGEANMVDVSAKAETVREARAEAIVTMSKETLSMIVEGKHHKGDVFATARIAGIQTAKRTWELIPLCHPLLLSKVEVNLEPLLETNQVRIQSLCKLTGKTGVEMEALTAASVAALTIYDMCKAVQKDILIEHVRLLEKSGGKSGHFIAEEK comes from the coding sequence ATGACTACATTTACGCATATCAATTCTCAAGGCGAAGCCAATATGGTGGATGTTTCTGCAAAAGCAGAGACTGTTCGCGAAGCTCGTGCTGAAGCCATTGTAACCATGTCAAAAGAAACCCTTTCCATGATCGTGGAAGGCAAACATCACAAAGGCGATGTATTTGCTACTGCACGTATTGCAGGTATTCAAACGGCAAAACGTACTTGGGAACTTATCCCGCTTTGCCACCCCTTATTACTTTCTAAAGTAGAAGTGAATTTAGAACCGTTACTTGAAACCAATCAAGTTCGTATTCAATCTCTTTGCAAATTAACCGGAAAAACCGGCGTAGAAATGGAAGCATTAACCGCTGCAAGTGTTGCCGCATTAACCATTTATGACATGTGTAAAGCCGTACAAAAAGACATATTAATTGAGCACGTTCGTCTGTTAGAAAAGAGCGGTGGAAAATCCGGTCATTTTATTGCGGAGGAAAAATAA
- the moaD gene encoding molybdopterin synthase sulfur carrier subunit, whose protein sequence is MLNVLFFAQTRELIGEDSIQLEGDFETAEAVREHLAQKGDRWALALEKGKLLVAINQTLMPLESAVKNGDEIAFFPPVTGG, encoded by the coding sequence ATGTTAAATGTTTTATTTTTTGCTCAAACTCGTGAATTAATTGGGGAAGATTCTATTCAGCTTGAAGGCGATTTTGAGACAGCGGAAGCGGTGCGTGAACATCTTGCTCAAAAAGGTGATAGATGGGCGCTAGCGTTAGAAAAAGGAAAACTTTTAGTCGCTATCAATCAAACATTGATGCCATTAGAAAGTGCGGTCAAAAATGGGGATGAAATTGCGTTTTTCCCACCGGTAACTGGAGGCTAA
- the moaE gene encoding molybdopterin synthase catalytic subunit MoaE codes for MADIQISVQEQPFDQNAVYQWLSEQHSVGATVIFVGKVRDLNLGDEVSSLYLEHYPAMTEKALREIVEQAEARWDIQRVSVIHRVGLLHTGDEIVLVGISSAHRGDAYHANEFIMDFLKSKAPFWKKEQTHQGERWIEARESDKEALEKW; via the coding sequence ATGGCTGATATTCAAATTTCAGTACAAGAACAACCTTTTGATCAAAATGCCGTTTACCAATGGCTTTCTGAGCAACATTCGGTTGGCGCAACAGTTATTTTTGTGGGTAAAGTACGCGATCTTAATTTAGGCGATGAGGTATCCAGTTTATACTTAGAGCATTATCCCGCCATGACAGAAAAAGCCTTACGTGAAATTGTAGAACAGGCGGAAGCGCGTTGGGATATTCAACGAGTGTCTGTGATACATCGAGTAGGACTTTTGCATACTGGCGATGAAATTGTTTTAGTCGGCATCAGTTCTGCTCACCGAGGTGATGCCTATCATGCCAACGAATTTATTATGGACTTCTTAAAATCTAAAGCCCCGTTCTGGAAAAAAGAACAAACCCATCAAGGTGAACGTTGGATTGAAGCAAGAGAGAGCGATAAAGAAGCGTTAGAGAAGTGGTAA
- a CDS encoding site-specific DNA-methyltransferase, producing the protein MQLKLLLPEIFCEEQIDFQKFQQLFSDHITSEPERYMLNWAGKSEAYRILQAQTSKTLTPRPAESVNFDSTENIFIEGENLDVLKVLQKSYFNSIKMIYIDPPYNTGNDFVYNDNFKQDLKDYQEQSGELDEEGKLKLAFKKNSKENGHFHSKWLNMMLPRLHLAKNLLKDDGVIFISIDDNEQAQLKLLCDEVFGEENFVAELIWDKQHSQQQGLFKKYHEYVLLYAKNIENHKNIKGGMGIIDAGAIKKISKSNPESEFTFPAGVKFEAKNGIKLTGVFGDSEKVTVVRGILEAKDGKTVEEVTLSAGWTQKKQMTEFFAGNEVYDTKGQKVIEFYFSSTGKLKCRKERASITPPTLLPKYGMSSLHTENLNNLMGGTVFNNPKPLPMLKDFIQWFTEDEDIILDFFSGSSSTAHAILELNLSENKCNKFISVQLAEPLNFNDDAQKQTYRFCLDLGIPTNIAEISKERIRRAGKQIAENHPDKQLDIGFKVFKLTDSHFKQWQSPSVENLTQQIELFVDPVRKEATPDAMLYEILLRLGLKLTAKVRSENQVFWMSDENGQQFALLLETLSADLLDQVISVQPKKVVMLDSLFNGNDALKKNAELQMNDAGIAFFVL; encoded by the coding sequence ATGCAACTCAAATTACTTCTACCTGAAATTTTTTGCGAAGAACAAATTGATTTTCAAAAATTCCAACAACTTTTTTCTGACCACATTACTTCCGAGCCCGAGCGTTATATGTTGAACTGGGCAGGGAAATCGGAAGCCTATCGCATATTACAAGCACAAACTAGCAAAACCCTCACACCGCGACCTGCGGAAAGTGTCAATTTTGATTCCACTGAAAATATATTTATTGAAGGTGAAAATCTGGATGTGTTGAAAGTGTTACAAAAATCCTATTTCAATAGCATCAAAATGATTTATATCGATCCGCCTTATAACACGGGTAATGATTTTGTTTATAATGACAATTTCAAGCAGGATCTTAAAGATTACCAGGAACAAAGCGGAGAATTGGATGAGGAAGGCAAACTCAAACTGGCTTTCAAGAAAAACAGCAAGGAAAACGGGCACTTCCACAGCAAATGGTTAAATATGATGCTCCCCCGTTTACATTTGGCAAAGAATTTGCTGAAAGATGACGGTGTCATTTTTATTTCCATTGATGACAATGAACAAGCTCAGTTGAAGTTATTGTGTGATGAGGTGTTTGGGGAGGAGAATTTTGTTGCAGAGCTTATTTGGGATAAACAACATTCACAACAGCAAGGATTGTTTAAAAAGTATCATGAATATGTATTACTTTATGCTAAAAATATAGAAAATCATAAAAATATAAAAGGTGGAATGGGAATTATTGATGCAGGAGCAATAAAGAAAATATCAAAATCTAATCCAGAGAGTGAATTTACATTTCCTGCCGGAGTGAAATTTGAAGCAAAAAATGGAATAAAATTGACGGGAGTATTTGGTGATAGTGAAAAAGTTACAGTTGTTAGAGGAATCCTTGAAGCAAAAGATGGTAAGACTGTAGAAGAAGTTACTCTATCTGCAGGGTGGACACAAAAGAAACAAATGACAGAATTTTTTGCAGGAAACGAAGTTTATGATACTAAGGGACAAAAAGTCATTGAGTTCTATTTTTCATCAACTGGAAAGCTTAAGTGTAGAAAAGAGAGGGCTTCAATAACACCCCCCACCTTATTACCTAAATATGGCATGAGTAGCTTGCATACAGAGAATTTAAATAACCTTATGGGTGGTACAGTATTTAATAACCCTAAACCATTACCAATGTTGAAGGATTTTATTCAATGGTTTACCGAAGATGAAGATATTATTTTAGATTTTTTTAGCGGGAGTAGTTCAACTGCCCATGCAATTTTGGAACTAAATTTATCTGAGAATAAATGTAATAAATTTATAAGTGTTCAACTGGCTGAGCCGTTAAACTTTAATGATGACGCTCAAAAGCAGACGTATAGATTTTGTTTAGATTTAGGTATTCCAACAAACATCGCTGAAATCTCCAAAGAACGCATCCGCCGAGCAGGCAAACAAATTGCTGAAAATCATCCTGACAAACAACTGGATATTGGTTTTAAAGTGTTCAAACTAACTGACAGCCACTTTAAACAATGGCAATCGCCTTCAGTAGAAAATTTAACGCAGCAAATCGAATTGTTTGTCGATCCTGTGCGGAAAGAGGCAACGCCTGACGCCATGCTTTATGAAATTTTATTGCGCTTGGGCTTGAAATTAACGGCAAAAGTGCGGTCGGAAAATCAGGTGTTTTGGATGAGTGATGAAAACGGGCAACAGTTTGCCTTGTTACTTGAAACCCTGAGTGCGGATTTATTGGATCAGGTGATTTCTGTCCAGCCGAAAAAAGTCGTGATGTTAGATTCGCTGTTTAATGGCAATGATGCCTTAAAGAAAAATGCCGAGTTGCAAATGAATGATGCAGGCATTGCCTTCTTTGTGCTTTAA
- a CDS encoding DEAD/DEAH box helicase family protein: MELQFETLDYQTHAIQAAVDLFIGQPNQQTEFGLKAQNDMRFVANLSLQINDEQLQQNLAKQQNKFNFYRTLIEEQGRNFTVEMETGTGKTYVYLRTIFELNRQYGWQKFVIVVPSVPIREGVLHTLETTRSHFATLLDNPSVNPKYEYKSNQLSRLKAFATGNHIEILVMNIDAFAKESNVINTQNESGDAPIRYIQHVNPIVIIDEPQNMETDIRRHAIASLNPLFTLRYSATHKNAYNPIFRLNPVQAYELDLVKQIEVDSVLADNDVNGAYVALKEINVGAKSWSVKVEILVNDKSMKKKVVTVKPNQDLFDLSRQNEVYRNGYILEGMNIEEQQIEFSGGLKVTKGVDNSLLKDDIQKMQIRRTIEEHLRKEKSLNPLGIKVLSLFFIDKVANYRNDGKFYQWFEEIYRQLTDEDPSGVHAGYFSEDKKGVWKDTNGTTQADNKAYNLIMRNKESLLSLGNPLRFIFSHSALREGWDNPNVFQICTLNNTHSEIKKRQEIGRGLRLPVNQLGVRSHERDKNILTVIANESYEEFATKLQREIEEDCGVSFDKGQIKNKLDRKYVRYRKDFTQHPEFAAIWGRIKHQTTYRVNFSQDELIESAVNNLVKMPRIDEVKIRHEKVAFAINEKGVTTEYRSSNQVASKTHWDIPDVLGELQKKTGLTRQTICRILQKSKRLAEIYHNPQRFIDLVAEKINEALSQIMADGVEYHRIADRTYEMTLFKDFEFYLNQYSFSVSNQSKTIYESYIALDSNTENTFARHCESCEDVEFYFKLPKNFKIPTPLGNYNPDWAVVFKGQNKVYFVAETKNTGKGIQRGVDESKLDPSEQMKIAYARKNFEHLHRDYDDLEYRVVQSIDELTENV, from the coding sequence ATGGAACTTCAATTTGAAACCTTGGATTACCAAACGCATGCGATTCAAGCGGCGGTGGATTTGTTCATCGGACAGCCTAATCAGCAAACGGAATTCGGTTTGAAAGCGCAGAATGATATGCGTTTCGTGGCGAATTTGTCATTACAAATTAATGATGAACAGCTACAACAAAACTTGGCGAAGCAACAAAACAAGTTTAATTTTTACCGTACTTTAATTGAGGAACAGGGTAGAAATTTTACCGTAGAAATGGAAACCGGCACGGGGAAAACCTATGTTTACTTGCGCACGATTTTTGAATTGAATCGTCAATATGGTTGGCAGAAATTTGTAATTGTGGTGCCGAGCGTGCCTATTCGTGAAGGGGTATTGCATACCTTGGAAACGACGCGTAGCCACTTTGCCACCCTGCTTGATAACCCGAGCGTGAACCCGAAATATGAATATAAAAGTAATCAACTTTCCCGCTTAAAAGCCTTTGCTACCGGCAATCATATTGAGATTTTGGTGATGAATATTGATGCCTTTGCCAAAGAAAGTAATGTGATTAATACACAAAATGAAAGTGGCGATGCGCCCATTCGTTATATTCAACACGTCAATCCTATTGTGATTATTGATGAACCGCAGAATATGGAAACGGATATTCGCCGTCATGCTATCGCAAGTCTCAATCCTTTATTCACTCTGCGCTATTCTGCGACCCATAAAAACGCCTACAACCCGATTTTTCGCCTCAATCCTGTGCAGGCGTACGAATTAGATTTAGTGAAACAAATCGAAGTGGACAGCGTGTTGGCGGATAATGATGTGAATGGCGCTTATGTGGCTTTAAAAGAAATTAACGTAGGTGCGAAAAGCTGGTCGGTGAAAGTGGAAATCTTGGTGAATGATAAGTCGATGAAGAAGAAAGTCGTCACTGTTAAGCCGAATCAAGACTTATTTGATCTTTCCAGACAAAATGAAGTTTATCGCAATGGTTATATTTTGGAAGGAATGAATATTGAGGAACAACAGATTGAGTTTTCCGGCGGATTAAAAGTGACGAAAGGCGTTGATAATTCTCTCTTGAAAGATGATATTCAAAAAATGCAAATTCGTCGCACAATAGAAGAGCATTTACGTAAGGAAAAAAGTTTAAATCCGCTAGGTATAAAAGTGTTGTCGCTATTTTTTATTGATAAAGTAGCTAACTATCGTAATGATGGCAAATTTTATCAATGGTTTGAAGAGATTTATCGTCAGTTAACTGATGAAGATCCTTCTGGCGTGCATGCTGGTTATTTTTCAGAAGATAAAAAAGGCGTATGGAAAGATACCAATGGCACAACACAGGCAGACAATAAGGCTTATAATTTAATTATGCGGAATAAAGAATCCTTGCTGTCGTTGGGTAATCCGTTGCGTTTTATTTTCTCTCACTCTGCTTTGCGTGAGGGGTGGGATAATCCGAATGTGTTTCAAATTTGTACGTTGAACAATACCCATTCGGAAATTAAAAAGCGACAAGAAATCGGACGTGGATTGCGCTTACCGGTGAATCAGCTTGGCGTAAGAAGCCATGAGCGGGATAAAAATATCCTGACAGTGATTGCTAATGAAAGCTATGAGGAATTTGCGACCAAATTACAACGTGAAATTGAAGAAGATTGCGGTGTGTCCTTTGATAAAGGACAAATTAAAAATAAGCTGGATCGAAAATATGTGCGTTATCGCAAAGATTTTACCCAACACCCGGAATTTGCTGCGATTTGGGGACGTATTAAGCACCAAACGACTTATCGGGTCAATTTTTCACAGGATGAGCTGATCGAAAGTGCGGTCAACAATTTGGTCAAAATGCCACGTATTGATGAAGTGAAAATTCGACATGAAAAGGTCGCCTTTGCGATTAATGAAAAAGGTGTGACGACAGAATATCGTTCTTCCAATCAGGTAGCCTCAAAAACTCACTGGGATATTCCCGATGTGTTGGGTGAATTACAGAAGAAAACCGGGCTAACCCGTCAAACCATTTGCCGTATTTTGCAAAAATCAAAACGATTGGCTGAGATTTATCATAATCCACAACGTTTTATTGATTTGGTTGCAGAAAAAATTAATGAAGCGTTAAGTCAAATTATGGCGGATGGTGTGGAATATCACCGCATTGCGGATCGCACCTATGAAATGACGTTATTTAAGGATTTTGAGTTTTATCTTAATCAATACAGTTTTTCTGTGAGTAATCAATCAAAAACCATTTATGAGAGTTATATTGCCCTAGATTCCAACACGGAAAATACGTTTGCCCGCCATTGTGAAAGCTGTGAAGATGTCGAGTTTTATTTTAAGTTACCGAAAAATTTTAAAATTCCAACGCCATTGGGGAATTATAATCCCGACTGGGCGGTGGTATTTAAAGGGCAGAATAAAGTTTACTTTGTGGCGGAAACCAAAAATACCGGTAAAGGTATTCAGCGTGGTGTGGATGAAAGTAAGTTGGATCCTTCAGAACAAATGAAAATTGCTTATGCCAGAAAGAATTTTGAACATCTCCATAGAGATTACGATGATTTGGAATATCGGGTTGTACAAAGTATAGATGAATTAACTGAAAATGTGTAA
- a CDS encoding amino acid aminotransferase: MFEHIKAAPADPILGLGEAFKSETRENKINLGIGVYKDAQGTTPIMRAVKEAEKRLFDNEKTKNYLTIDGIADYNERTKELLFGKDSDVIKANRARTAQSLGGTGALRIAAEFIKRQTKAQNVWISTPTWPNHNAIFNAVGMTIREYRYYDAERKALDWEHLLEDLSQASEGDVVLLHGCCHNPTGIDPTPEQWQELAALSAKNGWLPLFDFAYQGLANGLDQDAYGLRAFAANHKELLVASSFSKNFGLYNERVGAFTLVAENAEIASTALTQVKSIIRTLYSNPASHGGATVATVLNDPQLRQEWENELTEMRERIKKMRHLFVQLLKEYGAEQDFSFIIEQNGMFSFSGLSPEQVDRLKEEFAIYAVRSGRINVAGITEDNIRYLCESIVKVL; this comes from the coding sequence ATGTTTGAACATATCAAAGCGGCTCCGGCCGATCCTATCTTAGGCTTAGGCGAAGCATTCAAATCTGAAACCCGTGAAAATAAAATCAATTTAGGTATTGGCGTTTATAAAGATGCACAAGGTACAACACCGATTATGCGTGCAGTGAAAGAAGCAGAAAAACGCTTATTTGATAACGAAAAAACGAAAAACTATCTGACTATCGATGGTATTGCCGATTATAACGAACGCACAAAAGAGCTCCTTTTTGGTAAAGATTCTGATGTAATTAAAGCAAACCGTGCAAGAACTGCGCAAAGTTTAGGTGGCACAGGTGCATTACGCATTGCGGCAGAATTCATTAAACGCCAAACCAAAGCTCAAAATGTATGGATTAGTACACCAACATGGCCTAACCACAATGCAATTTTCAATGCGGTAGGCATGACGATTCGTGAATATCGTTATTATGATGCTGAACGCAAAGCCCTTGACTGGGAACATTTACTTGAAGATTTAAGCCAAGCAAGCGAAGGCGATGTTGTGCTTTTACACGGTTGCTGCCACAATCCAACTGGTATTGATCCAACCCCAGAACAATGGCAAGAATTAGCCGCACTTTCAGCAAAAAATGGCTGGTTACCACTCTTTGACTTTGCTTATCAAGGTTTAGCCAATGGCTTAGACCAAGATGCTTACGGTTTACGTGCTTTTGCGGCAAATCATAAAGAATTATTAGTGGCGAGTTCATTCTCTAAAAACTTTGGTTTATACAATGAGCGCGTAGGTGCCTTTACGCTTGTCGCTGAAAATGCAGAAATTGCTTCAACTGCATTAACACAGGTGAAATCAATTATTCGCACTCTCTACTCTAACCCAGCATCTCATGGTGGGGCGACCGTAGCCACGGTGTTAAATGATCCACAACTTCGCCAAGAGTGGGAAAATGAATTGACTGAAATGCGTGAACGCATCAAAAAAATGCGTCATTTATTCGTTCAGTTATTAAAAGAATATGGTGCAGAACAAGATTTCAGCTTTATCATAGAACAAAACGGTATGTTCTCTTTCAGTGGCTTATCGCCTGAACAAGTCGATCGCTTAAAAGAAGAATTTGCGATTTACGCTGTTCGTTCTGGTCGTATCAATGTGGCCGGTATCACTGAAGACAATATTCGTTATTTGTGTGAAAGCATTGTTAAAGTGCTTTAA
- the purK gene encoding 5-(carboxyamino)imidazole ribonucleotide synthase: MQNSTLYPTVYVLGNGQLGRMLRYAGAPLDINVQPLEFNAPVFDLPKNAIITAEIERWEKTPLTELLGHHKNFVNQNVFGLLADRFTQKSLLDELNLSTSPWCLLEDKTQWTEVFTNVGEKVVVKRRTGGYDGRGQWIITENNQRDITDDLFGEVIAEKFIPFDYEVSIVGARFKNGEKRFYPVTHNLQQNGILRYSVTDISFPQQQNQQIQAESMLGKIMDKLEYVGVMAMECFVVGDKLLINELAPRVHNSGHWTQLGCAISQFELHLRALLDLPTPSLQPIAPSVMVNLIGTEHSPQWLNTPFSQLHWYGKEVRPGRKLGHINITHPDKTIIIQQLEKLRHELPEDYQSGLNWAIEKLK, encoded by the coding sequence ATGCAAAACTCTACCCTATATCCTACCGTTTATGTGCTTGGGAATGGCCAACTCGGCAGAATGTTACGTTACGCTGGCGCGCCATTAGACATTAATGTTCAACCACTTGAGTTCAATGCCCCCGTATTTGATTTACCTAAAAATGCCATCATCACCGCAGAGATTGAACGTTGGGAAAAAACACCGTTAACTGAATTATTAGGCCATCATAAGAATTTCGTTAATCAGAATGTTTTTGGCTTATTGGCTGATCGTTTTACCCAAAAATCTTTACTGGATGAACTCAATCTCTCTACCTCACCATGGTGTTTATTAGAAGATAAAACGCAATGGACTGAAGTATTTACAAACGTAGGCGAAAAAGTCGTGGTAAAACGTCGTACCGGTGGTTATGACGGTCGAGGTCAATGGATTATCACTGAAAATAATCAACGTGATATTACGGACGATTTATTCGGTGAAGTTATTGCAGAAAAATTTATTCCTTTTGATTACGAAGTGTCTATCGTAGGCGCAAGATTTAAAAATGGTGAAAAACGTTTCTATCCTGTAACACATAACCTACAGCAAAATGGCATTTTACGTTACAGTGTGACAGATATTTCATTCCCTCAACAACAAAACCAACAAATTCAGGCTGAATCTATGCTTGGAAAAATCATGGATAAACTTGAATATGTGGGTGTAATGGCGATGGAATGCTTTGTAGTGGGGGATAAATTATTAATTAATGAACTTGCCCCTCGTGTGCATAATAGCGGACATTGGACACAATTAGGCTGTGCTATTAGTCAATTTGAATTGCATCTACGTGCTTTATTAGATTTACCTACACCGTCATTACAACCTATTGCACCAAGTGTCATGGTTAATTTAATTGGTACAGAACATAGTCCACAATGGTTGAACACGCCCTTTTCCCAATTACATTGGTATGGTAAGGAAGTTCGTCCGGGTAGAAAATTAGGTCATATCAATATTACGCATCCTGATAAAACAATCATTATTCAACAGCTTGAAAAACTTCGTCACGAACTTCCTGAAGACTATCAATCCGGTTTAAATTGGGCGATTGAGAAATTAAAATAA
- the purE gene encoding 5-(carboxyamino)imidazole ribonucleotide mutase encodes MSNTAQIAIVMGSKSDWATMQEATQILDELNVTYHIEVVSAHRTPDKLFEFAENAQKNGYKVIIAGAGGAAHLPGMIAAKTLVPVLGVPVKSSMLSGVDSLYSIVQMPKGIPVGTLAIGPAGASNAGLLAAQILAGWDDALFARLQVFRENQTNMVLDNPDPRT; translated from the coding sequence ATGTCAAATACCGCACAAATTGCTATTGTGATGGGCTCAAAAAGCGACTGGGCAACCATGCAAGAAGCCACTCAAATTTTAGATGAACTCAATGTGACATATCATATTGAAGTCGTTTCCGCACATCGAACCCCCGATAAGCTGTTTGAATTTGCCGAAAATGCACAAAAAAATGGTTACAAAGTGATTATTGCAGGTGCGGGTGGCGCTGCTCATTTACCCGGTATGATTGCGGCTAAAACGCTTGTACCTGTATTGGGTGTCCCTGTTAAAAGTTCTATGTTAAGCGGTGTTGATAGTCTCTATTCTATCGTGCAAATGCCGAAAGGCATTCCTGTCGGTACGTTAGCGATTGGCCCTGCTGGTGCTTCTAATGCAGGATTACTCGCTGCACAAATTCTTGCAGGTTGGGATGATGCGTTATTCGCTCGCCTACAAGTATTCCGCGAAAATCAAACCAATATGGTATTGGATAATCCTGATCCACGTACATAA